One Candidatus Zixiibacteriota bacterium DNA window includes the following coding sequences:
- the xerD gene encoding site-specific tyrosine recombinase XerD: MEIEDRLDDFLHYLRLSRGLSQNTLESYRFDLIKYFKYLKDQSISELNSVTSENVSGFVHTLSGLKAASRARNLSAIRTFHKYLLNEEFCGSNPAELVDSPKLGRKLPGTLTVDEMKKILNLPYKKDNLGWRNKAIMEFLYATGARISEMINFTTKNFLPQVGWVRIIGKGNKERLVPIGKKGIMAVKKYLKRSRIYLAKPDSEDITFLNRWGKKLTRMGAWKIIKRYIHQAGIKKRVTPHTIRHSFATHLLEGGADLRAVQEMLGHADISTTQVYTHIDRDFIKQEHRSYHPREKPSK, from the coding sequence TTGGAAATAGAGGACAGACTGGATGATTTCCTGCATTACCTGCGTCTGTCCAGAGGTTTGTCCCAGAACACTCTGGAAAGCTATCGTTTTGACCTGATTAAGTATTTTAAGTATTTGAAAGATCAGAGCATTTCAGAACTAAATTCTGTTACCTCAGAAAACGTAAGCGGATTTGTCCATACCTTAAGCGGGCTAAAGGCTGCTTCGAGGGCAAGAAATCTTTCCGCTATCAGAACCTTTCATAAGTACCTCCTGAATGAAGAATTCTGCGGTTCCAACCCTGCTGAGTTGGTCGATTCTCCTAAACTGGGTAGAAAATTACCTGGTACCTTGACTGTAGACGAGATGAAAAAAATTCTAAACTTGCCGTACAAAAAAGATAATCTTGGATGGAGGAATAAGGCAATCATGGAATTCCTGTACGCCACAGGGGCGAGAATCTCTGAGATGATAAACTTTACGACAAAGAATTTTCTTCCACAGGTTGGCTGGGTCAGGATAATCGGTAAGGGTAATAAGGAGAGGTTGGTTCCAATCGGTAAAAAGGGGATTATGGCAGTCAAAAAGTATTTAAAGCGTTCGAGAATCTATTTGGCTAAACCTGATTCAGAAGATATAACGTTCCTTAACCGTTGGGGCAAAAAGTTGACCCGGATGGGTGCCTGGAAGATAATAAAGAGATATATCCATCAAGCCGGGATTAAAAAGAGGGTGACCCCTCATACTATCCGGCATTCGTTTGCCACCCATCTTTTAGAGGGCGGAGCAGACCTAAGGGCAGTGCAGGAGATGTTAGGACATGCCGATATATCTACTACGCAGGTCTATACCCATATCGACCGCGATTTTATAAAACAGGAACACCGAAGCTATCATCCCAGGGAGAAACCGTCCAAATAA